Genomic segment of Apium graveolens cultivar Ventura chromosome 7, ASM990537v1, whole genome shotgun sequence:
TAAGGTGCATCAACCATTAGGGCACGCcctaattttatattattttctgTTTTGATTCCCTTTCAAACCATCACACACTTACGTTATACAGAAACATGAGCAGCATCCTTCCATAATGGCGCGCCTTCATCATATTTAGAACATAAGGTAAACTGTTATGGGCGCGCCCTTTAGTATTTAGAGAATGTTTATTATGGGTACTTACCTTTTCCAAGGTCTAAAATTGTCCCTATATCATTAGGATCTATAGAATTCTTTTAACAaagcattttgaaatgaaggcGCGCCCTGTTACTTTTTAACATGCAAGTGCTAAGTACTCCTTTCTTATCAGTGATTCTTTTGTAGTAATTTATCTAAAACCAATGGCGCACCTTATTCTGAAAGACTTTTCCTTAATTTATCTGTTGtttcatatatatattttttatataggCGCGCCCTGTTATGGACGCGTACCATGGTACCCTGATTATGGATTAGTAATTCCTCAATTGGGCGCGCCTTATCATAGGGCGCGCTTCAAATTTTTTTCAAATGACATTTTTACATGCCAAGCAGATAAAACAATTTGAAGTAACTTCTTTCTTTTATTGATAATGCGCTCTAATGTACAAATtacaccagtcccatggctactatgctctgtggggaaattatttgaaaattttcttccttCTGCTAGTTCCAAGGTTCGTAGTCATATGTACTACCTCCCTAGGCTAGGGggaatttatttgctactagTCTATTACATAGGATTTAATCATGGAACAAACCCacaccctactgataatacttcCGTAAATGCTCCGCATTCCATGATCGAGGAATAGGTTTGCTATCCAGATCTTCCAAGCGATAGGTTCCCTTCCAGAGTATAGCTTTGACCTTGTACGGTCCctcccaattagctccaagcacCCCATGCTGAGCTATCTTGGTGTTAGGCATAACCTTTCATAACACAAGATCCCCAACCTTGAATGGCACAGATTTTACCTTTTTATTAAAATACCTTGCGATTCTCTGCTGATATGCAGTAAGCTTTAATTGAGAGTTTGTTCGGGCTTCATCTAACAAATCTAAGTGGAGCCTCTGGTTAACTTCTGCATCTTCCTCGATAAATAAGTCTCttcggagggatccggctcctaCCTTCACGGGAACCATGGCCTCATACCCATAAGTCAGCAAAAATGGGGTTTCTCCTGTAGTCGATCTGGGAGTTGTGTTATAAGACCAGAGGACCATGGGCATTTCTTCTGGCCAGTCTCCTTTCTTTTCTTCCAGCTTTGCCTTCAAAATGTGTTTTATAATTTTGTTTATAGCTTCTGTCTGACCATTGCTTTGCGGGTGATAAACTGTGGCAAAATGCTTTTGGATGTTCAAGTCTTCATAAAGCTTCCTTAGCTTTTTACTATCAAACTGCTTCCCATTGTCCGAGATGAGTTTGTATGGGATACTGAACCGACATACTATAGAATTGAAGATAAAGTCCCTTATCTTCTTTGCTGTGATCGTGGCCAGTGGCATAGCTTCTGTCCATTTGGTAAAGTAATCTACGGCCACCACGGCGTATTTCACACCCCCCTTTGCTTTGGGCAACTCTGCAATGAGATCGATTTCCCACATGGCAAAAGGCCAAGGACTTGCCAATGAGGTAATGGAAGATGTCGGGGCGTTGGAATAGTTGGTGAATCGCTGGCAACGATCACAAGCCTGGACAAACTTGAAGGCATCTTCTTTCATAGTTGGTCAGTAATATCCTTGTCTGAGGACTTTCAATGCCAATGAaccaccccccgagtgattgccataAATCCCTTCGTGCACCTCTCTAAGAATATAATTTCCCTCTTCTATATCCACACAGCGTAACAGTGGCTGGTTAAATCCTCTCTTGTATAATACCCCATCATATTCAACATACTTGGCAGCCTGGTATCGAAGGCGTCGAGCCTATAGTTTTTCTTCTGGTACAGCTCCTGTTTGAATATAGTTATGAATGAGGGTCATCCAGCTTTCTCGCGGAATTTCTTGTGTCTGGAACACCTCTACCTCTGGAATACTCGGGATTTCCTGGATTCCCAAAGGGATTTGTCCAAGTTGGACGATGTCCATCTGTGATCCCATCTTGGCGAAAGCATCCGCATTACTATTTTCTTCTCGCGGAACACTTTCTAGCCTGACATTTCCAAATCTTTCCAATAGGCGTTGCGCACATCTCATGTATAACTCCGTTCGTGGTCCCCAGGCCTGGAAACCTCCGTTAACTTGGTTCACAACTAATTCAGAGTCACTCCGAACTATCAGATTCACAACCCCCACCTCCAGAGCTAATTTCAGACCGTTGATCAAagcttcatactcagcatcattgttaGTGACATAAAATTTGAAATGGATAGCACTCATCAAATGGTGCCCCTCCGGAGTGACCAAGACAATCTCGACACCTGATCCACTATTATTTACGACCCCATCGACATGTAAGATCCACCAAGGGTGTGGGAGTTCCTCCCTTTTACCACCAGGAGAATTTCCTCACAAGGAAGGTTCCGCCAACACTATGGTCTTGTCATCTACTTCAGAATTAAACTCAAGTATGAAATCAGCCAACGTCTGTCCCTTGATTTCCGTGCGAGGACAATATTCCAAATCATATTATCCTAGCTCTACCGCccattttaacattcttctcGACGATTCAGGTTTGTGTGGAATATGTCGGAGCGGATAAGCAGTGCGAACTTCTATTCGGTGAGCCTGAAAATATGGTCTTAACTTTCGTGCCGCAAGAATAAGAGCGTACACCAGTTTTTCCATGCTGGTATATATGGTTTCCGCATCCAACAACCTTTTACTCACATAGTACACGGGCACTAGTGGCTTGCTTCCTCCTTCACCAACATCGCGCTGACAGAGTATTCAGATACTGCCAAGTAAAGAATCAATGTCTCTCCATCTTCCGGCTTGGCCAACATTGGAGGATTTCCCAACTGctctttgattttcagaaaagcCTCTTCACAATCTGGGGTCCACACAAAATCCTTCCCCATTCCTTTAATTTCCTTGAAGAATTGTTTGCACCTATCCGATGATTTTGAGACAAATCGATTTAGGGCTGCAATCCTTCCTGTCAGGCTCTGCACTTGCTTGACGCTGGTGGGAGATTTCATGTCCAACAGAGCCTTGATTTTTTCCggattggcctcaattcctcGGTGGTTAACCAtgaatcccaaaaaatttcccgACTCGACACCGAATATACACTTCTGAGGGTTCAACTTCATTctatattttctcagaatatggAATATCTCTGCTAAGTCTGCGATGTGATCCGCCGCCTTCTTAGACTTTACAAGCATGTCATCTACGTATACTTCCATTGTCTTTCCAATCCGCCTCTTGAACATTTTGTTTACCAAtctttgataggtagctcctgcgTTGATCAAGCCAAATGGAATTCCAATATAGCAATAGAGTCCTCTATCGGTGATAAATGAGGTGTGCTCTTGGTCAGGCCCATTCATGGGAATTTGATTATACCCGGAGTAAGCATCCATGAAGTTGAGTAGGGCATGTCCTGTCGTGGTGTCGACTAACTGATCAATTCTTGGCAAGGGAAAGCTATCCTTTGGGCACTCTTTATTCAGATTggtgaaatccacacatgttCTCCATTTATCGTTAGGTTTTCTTACCAACACCGGGTTTGCTAGCCAATCTGGGTAGAAGAACTCCCGAATTAGTCCAACGTCCAAGAGCCTATCTACTTCTTCTGTTAAGGCTATAGCCCTCTCTCTGCTTACGACCCTGCGCTTTTGTAGAACCCCTTTATGCTTGGGATCAATATTCAAAATGTGGCACATTACCTCTGGGTAGATTCCTACCATGTTAGAATGGTTCCATGCAAATATATCAAGATTTGCTAAGAGAAATATCGAAAGATCCTCTTTCAACCTTGGTGCCAACTGAGATCCAATTCTCAATACTTTACTTGGATCTTTTTCGTCGACAGGGATTTCAATTGTATCTTCTGCATGCCCCATCTTCTCCGTTGGCATTGGTATCCAGGGATCTAGGTCGGGCGAATCATAATTTTCATTGTCCTGCAGAGAAGGCGCATCCCCTTTAGGAGGAGCATCGACTTCTTTAAAAGGCACGCCCTGCATCGCAGGGGCATCAACTTCCTTGATGTTTTTCGCGTGAAAGGGCGCTCCCTCTGGGAGAGGGGCATCTACCTTATGCTCATCATGTTCGAGGCTTTGAAAGACGTCAAATCTTCCTTCTAGTCGTTCCCCATTGAAATCTGCTTGGACTATGGTGTTTGAGGCCTCCTCTTCTTCCAACATTTCAATTCTGATTGTGTCTTCCAAGAATAATATTGTCGGAGGAAGTTCAGAGGGGCGCTCGTCTTCTTGCTCGACATAATAATGGACTCGGATCTCCTCGATCGGTTGCTCAATGCTCTTTTCTCGATCATCATCTGATGCATCTTCGGTGTGGGATTCTTTTCTAAAGCC
This window contains:
- the LOC141673937 gene encoding uncharacterized protein LOC141673937 codes for the protein MECSNRALARYAREARFRPLTDIHKVETRPPKVFKGESMDITFREADARWVHHPHNDALVISIQIGTKNIHRAFVNNGSSTNILYYNTFKKMGLPDRDMSGEDSWVYCFSGAGVRVMGLIWLPCTLGESPLSVIKMLEFKVLNQESSHNLLLGRPFLREMGVITSIHHLTIKFPMPNGVGSIKGSQYDSRECYRQAMRGFRKESHTEDASDDDREKSIEQPIEEIRVHYYVEQEDERPSELPPTILFLEDTIRIEMLEEEEASNTIVQADFNGERLEGRFDVFQSLEHDEHKVDAPLPEGAPFHAKNIKEVDAPAMQGVPFKEVDAPPKGDAPSLQDNENYDSPDLDPWIPMPTEKMGHAEDTIEIPVDEKDPSKVLRIGSQLAPRLKEDLSIFLLANLDIFAWNHSNMVGIYPEVMCHILNIDPKHKGVLQKRRVVSRERAIALTEEVDRLLDVGLIREFFYPDWLANPVLVRKPNDKWRTCVDFTNLNKECPKDSFPLPRIDQLVDTTTGHALLNFMDAYSGYNQIPMNGPDQEHTSFITDRGLYCYIGIPFGLINAGATYQRLVNKMFKRRIGKTMEVYVDDMLVKSKKAADHIADLAEIFHILRKYRMKLNPQKCIFGVESGNFLGFMVNHRGIEANPEKIKALLDMKSPTSVKQVQSLTGRIAALNRFVSKSSDRCKQFFKEIKGMGKDFVWTPDCEEAFLKIKEQLGNPPMLAKPEDGETLILYLAVSEYSVSAMLVKEEASH